In the Puniceicoccaceae bacterium genome, CGAGGGCAAAGTCGCTCCCAAAGTGAGCACCGAGACCATCCTCGCCGCTGCGTCGGGAGATACCCGGGAAACCCGCCACATCGGACGCCGGAAAAAGTCGCGGGAACAGGCAGCAGAGCTGGCAGTTCCAGGGATCGGTGCCCTGCTCGCACTCAGTGCGGTTGCGCTGATTTTTCCAGCCCGTGCACTGGTCTCCGATGCCATCGAATCCGAGTCCGCACTCTATGCGGTGCTGCTCAACCCAATGGTGCTCATCGGTTTGATTCACGCCGCCTTCGCTATCGGAGTTTTTCTGGGCGTTACCTCCCTCTTTCCCTGGGTTCGATTCACATCAGCTCTCTGCGTCGGCCTGTTTTCCTATCTCTTCTGGGCCTGGCAAAACCCGTTTTTTGCAATGTGTTCGGTTTTCATGGGAGCGGGCCTCTTCGTTGCTACCATTTCCACACGAGCGGGATGGATGCTCTTTAGCCTGATTCTTGGCATGATCGGTTCCGCAACTCTTGCATACTTTTCGATCACGGGGGTTATCCTCTATCCCTGATCATGCAGACCCCCTTGTCGGGGAACGAAACGCATAACCCGGAGCCGAGCCACTGCTCAACTCCGGGCACCATGGATGGGATTGACGCTGATAGAACAACCCGTTCCCATTCGGAAACGGGTTGAAATCTGAATTAGAACTGCCAGTTTGCTGAAATCCAGAACCGAAGCGGTTCCATCGGATTGGCAAAGCGATTCGAGTAGCTGATAGCCCCCGTGTTGCTATTGCTCACATAGGGCTGGTAGTCCACAAAGTCCTTGTTGAGCAGATTGTAGATCACCGCACTCAGAGTCAGCTGTTCGTGGATCCTCCAGTTACCACCAAGATTGAAGACCGTATAGGCCCGATAATCCCCCAGGGTTTCTTTGAGCAGATTTGTCGAACTGCTTGAGGGGCTACGGTAGCGCTCACTGCGATACTCCGAACTGATCCAGACATTCAATGCTTCGTTTGCCGTAAAATTCACGCGCGCGTTCAGCATGTGCTCCGGGGTATTGTACAAGGGCTGTCCTTTGGAATCCCCACTTTTCTGCTCACTGTCGGTAAAGGTGTAGTTTCCACTCACTTCCCATCGGTCCGAGAGCTTCCAGCGCGCATTCATTTCCACTCCCTGAGTCACGGCTTCATCCACATTGATCAGCTGAGAAAAGGTGTCCACCAGAGGCCAGTAACCGTAGTCCACACTGCCCGGACGGTTGGGTTCGTCCGCCCAGGTTGCGTTGAGCAAGCCCGGACCATTGGCAATTTTATCATCAAAGGAGTTGTGAAACCCGGTGATCACGACACGAAGCCCGGTTTGATTGTCAAAAATCGCGCTGATTTCCGTCGTCACACTGGTCTCCGGCTGCAGGGTTGGAGTGCCGATGGTCGGTCGGGTACCCTGTCCGGTGAAGCCCGTGATGCCCTCACTGATCTGATCCAGACGTGGAGCCTTGAAGCCCTTACTGATTCCCCCTTTGAGAGTCCATGATGGCGTTGCCTGCCAGACGAGATAGGCACGCGGATTAAAATGACTGCCAAAGCGATTGTGATCGTCGTGCCGCGCACCCACAGTCAGGGTGAGTCCCTCCTGCAGCTCCCAGGCGTTCTCCGCAAAAAGTGCCCACTGGGTATGGGTATAGGGTGCCGGTGCAACACCATCAATCATCTCTGCATCCCACCACTGTCCACCGACAACGAGCGTGTGATCTCCCAGATTCGCAACCAGGTGACTGTCCAGAACCCGATTATCATTCTCCAGGTCACGTGGGGATCCCGGCTCTTTTCCGGGAGTTCCATTCGGGATCGTGCGCCCATGGGTTTCCGTCACATTTTGCATGAGGCTGGTGTCCACGCGTCCCCAGTCCAGAATCCACTGGTGCGAGAGCGTCCATTGATCGCGGTGAAAACGCATCACTTCTGCATATCCACGCTCTCCAAGGGTTCCCAACTGAGCCTCTGAATTGTCATAACGCTGGCGGTGCAGGTCCACGTCAAACCACAGCTCATGGTCAGCACTGGCAAGCCAGGTAAGGCGTCCACCCACATTGTAGTTTTTTCCGGCAACCGGACTCGGACCCCGTTTGCTGACTTCCAGCGGGTTGCCATCGGCATCCAGGTATTCGAGGTCCGATTCAAATCGCTCATACCAGCCACCGCGCACCACCAGCCCCAATCGGTCCGCCACCAGCGGGCCGCTGACGTAGAGATTGCTCTGGTAGCTGCCACCATAGTCGGAATCACTCTGCAGGGTACCGCCCGCAGTGAGACTGCCTCCCCAGGTGTTGCGCACTTTGCGTGTGATCAGATTGATGACACCTCCCATCGCATCCGATCCGTAGAGCGTGGACATGGGTCCACGGATCACTTCAATGCGCTCGATTGCAGATGGCGGTGGAAGAAAACTGGTTGACGTTTCACCAAATCCATTGGGTGTCACATTACCTGCCGTATTCTGACGACGACCATCAATGAGCACGAGGGTATAGTCACTCGGCATGCCGCGCATGCTGATGTTCATGCCGCCGGTTTTTCCGACTGACGCACCCACATCAATCCCCTCCATCTCGGAAAGAACCTCGGCGAGGCTGCTGGCGCGACGCTGAACCAGGTCTGTATTAAAAACCACGGAAATACTGGCTGGTGCCTTCGCAAGCGTCTGCTCAAATCCCGATGCTGTCACGACGTAGGTGTCGAGATCCACCAGTGGTGCAGATTCTTCCGTTTGCGCGGCTAACAGCCAGGCGGAACCGAGCAAGCTGAGCAGTGCGATGGCGCGGGTTCGAAAAGGGAGACACGATAGCATGTGTAATGTCATGGACTGCACTGTAGCAAATCCAGACCCTTGCTATCGACCCCACGCGGGAGTGAATGCACTCCAGGAAGGATTTTGTTTAATACGTTACCCTCTAAACAGGTCACGCCAATTCAGCGGCGGGCAAGCGACATCTTCAGCTGTGGCGCTTGGCGAGTGTTTCGCGGGCAAGCATGCGCATGTCTTCCACGTCGTCTGCCTCGTCCATGATCTCAAGTCCGATCAGGGATTCCACCACGTCTTCCAGCGTGATCACGCCCATGAAAATGCCAAACTCGTCGATCACGACAGCAAGGTGTTCCCGTTCCTTGAGAAAGATGCTCATGGCGCCCTTCAAGGGCAGGCTTTCCAGAATCATCGGAACCGGTCGCACCAGTTCCACCAAGGGACGTTCCCAGCGGTCTTCAGCCGCTTCGGACAGAATGTCGCTCTGCAATACGTAGCCAAGAATGTGTTCCGACTTTTCAAGCACCGGATAGCGCGAGAATTTTTGTCCGGCAATGGCTTCACGGGCCTGCCTGACCGTCATGTCAGAACTCAGGGACTGCACGACCGTGCGTGGAGTCAGAACTTCATGGGCACGCAGAGACTGAAAGCGCATCACGCTCTGAAGGGTGCGGGCATCAGCCTCGTCAATGATGCCTTGCTGGTGCCCAATGTCGGCCATGGCAATCATCTCATCCCGGCTGATCGAGGGTTCGACATTCTGGGGTGTGATCAACTTGGACAGATACTGCGACAGAACCACGAATGGCCAGAGCAACAGGGTCATCCCGTGAATCAGATACGCACTTGGAACTGCCAGTACCCGCCAAAAATTGGCACCTATGGTTTTCGGAATGATCTCCGAAAAAATCAGAATCACAAGCGTCAGTACAGCTGAAATCACTGTAGTGGGAAGGTTGTGAAACACAAAATGTGCCTGTGCTCCCACACCTGCCGCACCCACCGTGTGTGCGGCAGTATTCAGCGTCAGGATCGCGGCAAGCGGCTTGTCGAGATCGGTCTTCTGGCCGTGCATCAGTCGACCTGATACTGTTCCAGCGTCTTGCTGGGCCTTCACAAATGAAGGAGTCAAGGAAAGCAGGACCGATTCAAGAATGGAACAAAGAAAGGAAACTCCGACTGCAAGAAGCAGATAGGTGATCAATAAGGTCATTTTGCTGCAATCAATCCTGCAGAACTTGCCTTTTGTCAAATGCAAATGCGGGCAGCCGCCGCTCATACTGCAAGGGATCATCGCGCGTTTCCGTAGCAACCCTGCCCCGCGCCATGAGGAACTTCAGATTTCCTTCGGGATATTGTTCAAGCACTCCCTGCCCTCACCTCCGGAGCCGCCACCAGCGAGGGTCCATCCACCCAGTATCCCTGAACGAGAATACGGTTTTCATATTCGACACGCCCCATCGCGTTGCGCTGTATCTGTCCAACCAGCAACTCCACAGCCGTGCGTCCCACATCTTCGCAACGGTTGACCACACCGGCAACACTCACATTTCCGCGTTCCACAAACAAATCCGCATAACTGAGGTTCTGACCCGGGATAAGACCCAGTTCTGCAAAGGCTTCCCGGACGTAGGGTTCGTAGCTCAAAATCACGTCCGGGCGATTGGCAGCCATCCACTCTCGCAGCATGTCGGCACTGACACGGATGTTGGTATCCGCAACTCCGTAGACCGTCGATGCCCCATAGCGAAGCATTGGCACTCGTGTTTCAGGGGCAACCGTTTGCTGGGCCGCCAGGCAGCCGATCGACCAGGCGTTTTTTACATAACTGTCCCACAGATCAGGCATCACGAGTCCTATGCGCTGATAACCCCGGTCCAGCAGACTTTGAAATGCCAGCTGCATCAGGGTCAATTGATCATTGGTAACGCTGTGAAGGCTCACGGCACTGGGAAAGTAGTCGATCTTGATACCGGTGAAATGGTCCCACTCAAGCTCCAGTTCCAGGTCGTGCTGGGGTAGCCAAGAGGCGAGCAACAGCCCCCGAATCCCTCGCGACTGCAGGATGTGATTGAGGCGTGTCTGCGTCAATTCGGGGTCGCCGATCCAGAAGTGATCCATACTGTATCCAAGCCGATACGCGGCCTGCGTTGCGCCTTCAAAAAAAAGGTGGTGCGCGGAGTGCTCCTTCCACCCAAAGCGCGAATTCCAGTTGGTCAGGTAAGCCAAGGTCCCCCCTGAGGACGCCGTACGTGTGTCGTGTCGATAGGCATTCAGTGCACTCAGAGCCGGATCAGGCCGATATCCCATGCGTTCCGCTATCTGCTGAATGCGCTCGATGGTGTGTCGCGGCAGATTGGGATGATTGCGCAGCGCCATGGAGACCGTTGTTTTATGAACTCCCGCTTCAGCCGCAATATCCGCTAGTGTAATTCGTTTGTTCATCGCTTATTCTACAGGTAGACAATCGCCACACTTCTTGCTCAGGCCCCAAGCGTGGTAAAAAGAAAATGAAGACCCCACTTCACCCCTACGACTTGAAACACCCCTGAAACCCCCATTGACCCAAATCGATGCGACAAGCTGCCAGGTGATCGCCTGTATGCTGATGCGTGAGTCCATCGACCCTCAACCGAACGATCCCCATTGATCCACCCCCCATGTCGGCTTTGCGCTGTCATCATTCCAGCACACTAATTAAACGTTTAATTTGTTCAACCCTAAAATATAACCCTAAAATAGCATGCAAATACTCAGTGCGATAAGAAAGCATTGGTATCTCACGGTCATACCCGTGGTGATACTACAGACGGTCTCCGCTCAAGAGACCCAGGAGTCCGATGAGGACATCTATGAACTCAGCCCGTTTGTGGTCGATACGACCGATAACGTCGGCTACCTCGCTACCAGCACTCTTGCCGGTACCCGTCTCAACACCGAACTCAAGGATGTGGGTTCCGCGATTTCGGTGGTGACTCAGGAATTCCTGCAGGATACAGGTGCGACCAATAACGAAACCCTGCTCGTCTACACATTGGGAACGGAAGTCGCCGGTATTGACGGTAACTTCACCAATGTCCCGAGTTCAGGGTCCTTCTCCTATCAGGGCGCGGATACCTTCCTCACCCCGCACACCAATACCCGTGTGAGAGGCTTGACCGCTGCGGACAATACCCGTGACTTCTTTGTGACGGATATCCCGTGGGACAGCTTCAATGTGGACCGTGTGGATCTGCAGCGTGGCCCGAATTCCATCCTGTTTGGTCTCGGTTCACCCGCCGGTATCATCAACACGGCTGTCAGAACCGCAGACTTCACCGAAACCAACGGAGAAGTCTCCGCTCGTTTTGGCCGCTACGGTTCCTATCGCGGCACACTCGACTACAACCGCGTGGTGCTCGACAACGAACTCGCCGTTCGCGTATCGGCGCTGATGTCCGAAACCAAATATCAGCAAAAACCCGCTTTTGCTGAGGATGAGCGTCTCTACTTCGCCGCAAAATACGAGCCGAAGTTCCTGAGAACCGATTCGGCGCGCACCACGATTCGCATCAATGCCGAAGTCGGTGACATCACGAGCAATCGCCCACGCACGGTGACGCCTGGCGACAATATCACGCCTTGGTTCACCCACATGAACAAGCTGACCATCGATCCATATGACAACATGGATCGCGATTCCAAGCGTCCAAACACGGCCTGGGAGCACAATACCTTCGCCGACGGAACCGCAAACCCCGACTTCGATCCCTGGATCGGAAACTGGGGTCAGCTCTTCGGAGGTGTGCTTGCAATCTGGGATGATGCAAGTTCCTCAACCATGGCACGCTACTTCGCAGAGCCGGAGCGCACCAACGCACACACCCCTCACAAGGATGAAAACGGAAACGATCTCAACGTTGCCGGAGTGTCTCCATCTCAGTTCCGCGCGATCCGTGCCTACCATGAAGCCGCGCAGCGCCGGGGTCTTCCAAATGCCGATGATGGTGTTTACAAGAATCAGCACCTGCTCGATTCCAGCATCTTCGACTTCTACAACAACCTGATCGATGGCGACAACAAACGCGAGTTCCAGGAGTGGGATACTTTCAATCTCACGATCTCTCAGGGTTTCTTCAACGAAAAGGTCGGTTTGGAATTCGTATACGATGACCAGAACTATACGAACGAGATCCTGCGCCTGCTCGCCAACGAGCGCCAGAATATCTACATCGACATTCACCACAACCTGCCCGACGGAAGTCCAAACCCGAATGTGGGACGCCCGTTTGTGACGGATGCAGGCCGCTACGGTAACGGCTACGCCGAAAGCCAGCGCGAGTCCTTCCGCTTCACCGGTTATGTCGATCTCGATATCGGTGACCTCATCAAGAAGGAAAACCTGCTCACCCGCATCCTCGGACGCCATGTGATCAGTGGGGTGTATTCCGAGCAGGAGCGTCGTCAGTATCGTGAGGAATTCCAGCGCTATGCGACCGATGCCGACTTCGGAAATCTCATCGGATTCGACAGCTATGAGGAAAATGACCGCCAGATCAACACGGTTCACTACCTCGGCGAATCCCTCATCAACCGCAACTCTGCCGTCGGAGCCAACATCCCGCGCATCACGGCAACCCAAAAACCCCAGGACGGTCAGGTCTACATCTTTGACACGCACTGGAATGCAACCGGAGTCGACTTCAACGCTCCGTGGACCAATCCGCGCACAGGTCTGTCCACCATTGGTAGTCGTGACCTCGTTCAGGGAGACAATCCTGCCAACTATGTCGGCTGGACCAACGTGCCCTTCCGCGTGCTCGATGCAACGGATCCCGATGATCGACCCTACACGCTGACCAATGCAACCCGCATCCGGGATATCGTGGAGTCCAAGGTCTTGGTCTGGCAGGGTTACTTCTGGGACGGAGCATTGGTGGGAACAGTGGGCTATCGTG is a window encoding:
- a CDS encoding GYF domain-containing protein gives rise to the protein MSEYYIKQPDTDHARGPLSLEQLISLAETGNVTEDTLLYDDVSETWKPVTAYPDLLPSLFPERKRLSLNRIEAVPTEDHVANEIAEGKVAPKVSTETILAAASGDTRETRHIGRRKKSREQAAELAVPGIGALLALSAVALIFPARALVSDAIESESALYAVLLNPMVLIGLIHAAFAIGVFLGVTSLFPWVRFTSALCVGLFSYLFWAWQNPFFAMCSVFMGAGLFVATISTRAGWMLFSLILGMIGSATLAYFSITGVILYP
- a CDS encoding TonB-dependent receptor, yielding MLSCLPFRTRAIALLSLLGSAWLLAAQTEESAPLVDLDTYVVTASGFEQTLAKAPASISVVFNTDLVQRRASSLAEVLSEMEGIDVGASVGKTGGMNISMRGMPSDYTLVLIDGRRQNTAGNVTPNGFGETSTSFLPPPSAIERIEVIRGPMSTLYGSDAMGGVINLITRKVRNTWGGSLTAGGTLQSDSDYGGSYQSNLYVSGPLVADRLGLVVRGGWYERFESDLEYLDADGNPLEVSKRGPSPVAGKNYNVGGRLTWLASADHELWFDVDLHRQRYDNSEAQLGTLGERGYAEVMRFHRDQWTLSHQWILDWGRVDTSLMQNVTETHGRTIPNGTPGKEPGSPRDLENDNRVLDSHLVANLGDHTLVVGGQWWDAEMIDGVAPAPYTHTQWALFAENAWELQEGLTLTVGARHDDHNRFGSHFNPRAYLVWQATPSWTLKGGISKGFKAPRLDQISEGITGFTGQGTRPTIGTPTLQPETSVTTEISAIFDNQTGLRVVITGFHNSFDDKIANGPGLLNATWADEPNRPGSVDYGYWPLVDTFSQLINVDEAVTQGVEMNARWKLSDRWEVSGNYTFTDSEQKSGDSKGQPLYNTPEHMLNARVNFTANEALNVWISSEYRSERYRSPSSSSTNLLKETLGDYRAYTVFNLGGNWRIHEQLTLSAVIYNLLNKDFVDYQPYVSNSNTGAISYSNRFANPMEPLRFWISANWQF
- a CDS encoding CNNM domain-containing protein, whose product is MTLLITYLLLAVGVSFLCSILESVLLSLTPSFVKAQQDAGTVSGRLMHGQKTDLDKPLAAILTLNTAAHTVGAAGVGAQAHFVFHNLPTTVISAVLTLVILIFSEIIPKTIGANFWRVLAVPSAYLIHGMTLLLWPFVVLSQYLSKLITPQNVEPSISRDEMIAMADIGHQQGIIDEADARTLQSVMRFQSLRAHEVLTPRTVVQSLSSDMTVRQAREAIAGQKFSRYPVLEKSEHILGYVLQSDILSEAAEDRWERPLVELVRPVPMILESLPLKGAMSIFLKEREHLAVVIDEFGIFMGVITLEDVVESLIGLEIMDEADDVEDMRMLARETLAKRHS
- a CDS encoding LacI family DNA-binding transcriptional regulator, yielding MNKRITLADIAAEAGVHKTTVSMALRNHPNLPRHTIERIQQIAERMGYRPDPALSALNAYRHDTRTASSGGTLAYLTNWNSRFGWKEHSAHHLFFEGATQAAYRLGYSMDHFWIGDPELTQTRLNHILQSRGIRGLLLASWLPQHDLELELEWDHFTGIKIDYFPSAVSLHSVTNDQLTLMQLAFQSLLDRGYQRIGLVMPDLWDSYVKNAWSIGCLAAQQTVAPETRVPMLRYGASTVYGVADTNIRVSADMLREWMAANRPDVILSYEPYVREAFAELGLIPGQNLSYADLFVERGNVSVAGVVNRCEDVGRTAVELLVGQIQRNAMGRVEYENRILVQGYWVDGPSLVAAPEVRAGSA
- a CDS encoding TonB-dependent receptor plug domain-containing protein; translation: MQILSAIRKHWYLTVIPVVILQTVSAQETQESDEDIYELSPFVVDTTDNVGYLATSTLAGTRLNTELKDVGSAISVVTQEFLQDTGATNNETLLVYTLGTEVAGIDGNFTNVPSSGSFSYQGADTFLTPHTNTRVRGLTAADNTRDFFVTDIPWDSFNVDRVDLQRGPNSILFGLGSPAGIINTAVRTADFTETNGEVSARFGRYGSYRGTLDYNRVVLDNELAVRVSALMSETKYQQKPAFAEDERLYFAAKYEPKFLRTDSARTTIRINAEVGDITSNRPRTVTPGDNITPWFTHMNKLTIDPYDNMDRDSKRPNTAWEHNTFADGTANPDFDPWIGNWGQLFGGVLAIWDDASSSTMARYFAEPERTNAHTPHKDENGNDLNVAGVSPSQFRAIRAYHEAAQRRGLPNADDGVYKNQHLLDSSIFDFYNNLIDGDNKREFQEWDTFNLTISQGFFNEKVGLEFVYDDQNYTNEILRLLANERQNIYIDIHHNLPDGSPNPNVGRPFVTDAGRYGNGYAESQRESFRFTGYVDLDIGDLIKKENLLTRILGRHVISGVYSEQERRQYREEFQRYATDADFGNLIGFDSYEENDRQINTVHYLGESLINRNSAVGANIPRITATQKPQDGQVYIFDTHWNATGVDFNAPWTNPRTGLSTIGSRDLVQGDNPANYVGWTNVPFRVLDATDPDDRPYTLTNATRIRDIVESKVLVWQGYFWDGALVGTVGYREDTARNWSINAPKNADRTVNMDDFKIRGEEHAKQTGDTTSYSIVAHLDQLLPEGWLPFNLSVFYNDAENFQPAAGRVDILNRPLPAPSGTTEDYGFMISTKDNRYAARVNWYETKVAFDSNSAIANIHWAIGIPENWAHSYAVRYRDGLLEWSPKDGMSPEETAALQAASLEAWFANPPTDIIAAWGGDLSDESLRVNHQTTNPPSGMTATGDTVSKGLEIELIANPLENLRLSLNVAKTEAMQANVGGSFVDYVEERLDYYRTTPAGEMRIWWGGGDSILQDWTNRFLGQYEIMKILEGTATPELRKWRANFVANYSFIDGVLKGANVGGGIRWQDKVAIGYPIIPRPEGGVDYDVGNPYTGGERTEFDFWAGYERPINDKIHWRIQLNIRNAFGKNELIPISTQPDGSTAAARIAPNMGWEITNTFRF